A genomic window from Quercus lobata isolate SW786 chromosome 10, ValleyOak3.0 Primary Assembly, whole genome shotgun sequence includes:
- the LOC115965257 gene encoding probable leucine-rich repeat receptor-like protein kinase At5g49770, giving the protein MANTQLQGEVPVSIFSLPNLQSGLLKNNQLNGSLDIGTTYSTQLQLIDLQNNSISNYTEIAGGYNNELILVGNPICEKQNIKSSYCAVSEPNTSTSYSTPPNNCQPISCSSGQVSSPNCLCAYPYSGTLVFRATSISDLRDSVYYTKLEASLMQSFQSQKLPVNSISLSNPIKDFSEDFRIRLQIFPSGQGRFNRTGLSQVGFVFSNQSFKPPQGFGPYYFLPDHVPYDFYAGVIIGAAVGGTVLLLLLLLAGVYAFRQKRRAQRASEQLNPFWKIAMIGGIPQLKEARCFSFEELKKYTNKFSEENSIGSGGYGKVYRGTLPTGQPIAIKRAHKESLQGGHEFKNEIELLSRVHHKNPVSLVGFCFDQGKQMLVYEYVPNGTLKDSLSGKSGIKLDWMRRLKVALGAARGLAYLHELANPPIIHRVIKSANILLDEHINAKVADFGLSKPMGDDEKDHVTSQVKGTMGYLDPKYYMTQQLTEKSDVYSYGVVMLELVTARMPIERGKYIVRVVQMAMDKTKVLYNLHEILDPAIGLQTSLKGLEKFVDLAMSCVEESGANRPAMSDVVKEIENIMQIAGLNPNAESTMGLFQLQR; this is encoded by the exons ATGGCAAACACGCAACTTCAAGGAGAAGTTCCTGTTTCCATATTCAGCCTTCCCAATTTACAGTCTGG ATTATTAAAGAACAACCAGCTCAATGGTTCCTTAGATATTGGCACCACCTATAGCACCCAATTGCAACTCATTGATCTACAGAACAATTCGATTTCTAACTACACAGAAATCGCTGGAGGGTACAACAACGAATTGAT ACTTGTGGGCAACCCAATTTGCGAGAAACAGAACATCAAAAGTAGTTATTGCGCAGTTTCCGAACCAAATACTAGCACATCATACTCGACTCCACCAAATAACTGTCAGCCTATTTCCTGCAGTTCGGGTCAAGTTTCCAGCCCCAATTGTTTATGCGCATATCCATATAGTGGAACTCTAGTTTTCAGAGCAACTTCCATCTCAGACTTGAGGGACTCAGTTTACTACACAAAACTTGAGGCGTCTCTAATGCAATCTTTTCAGTCCCAAAAACTGCCTGTAAATTCAATCTCCCTGAGTAACCCAATTAAAGACTTTTCTGAGGACTTTAGAATAAGACTACAAATCTTCCCATCTGGCCAAGGTCGTTTCAATCGAACAGGACTTTCTCAGGTTGGGTTTGTGTTCAGCAATCAGAGTTTTAAGCCCCCACAAGGTTTTGGACCTTACTATTTTCTACCTGATCATGTTCCATATGATTTCTATGCAG GCGTTATAATTGGAGCAGCAGTTGGTGGCACTGTCCTGCTTCTATTATTACTCCTTGCAGGGGTCTATGCTTTCCGCCAAAAGAGAAGAGCACAAAGAGCTTCTGAGCAATTGAATCCTTTTTGGAAGATAGCTATGAT TGGTGGCATTCCTCAATTAAAAGAAGCAAGATGCTTCTCCTTTGAAGAGCTTAAGAAGTACACCAACAAGTTCTCTGAAGAAAATTCTATTGGATCTGGTGGTTATGGGAAG GTTTATCGGGGGACTCTTCCCACTGGTCAACCAATTGCTATCAAACGAGCTCATAAAGAGTCTTTGCAGGGGGGGCATGAGTTCAAAAATGAGATTGAACTTCTATCAAGGGTTCATCATAAGAATCCGGTTAGCcttgttggtttttgtttcgATCAAGGTAAACAAATGCTTGTATATGAGTATGTTCCAAATGGTACTTTGAAGGATAGCCTCTCAG GGAAGTCAGGAATTAAGTTGGATTGGATGAGGAGACTAAAAGTAGCCCTAGGTGCAGCAAGAGGACTGGCCTATCTTCATGAACTTGCCAACCCTCCTATTATACACAGGGTCATTAAATCAGCCAACATTCTGCTTGATGAGCACATAAATGCAAAAGTTGCTGATTTTGGTCTCTCTAAACCTATGGGTGATGATGAAAAGGATCACGTCACCTCTCAAGTGAAGGGCACAATG GGCTACTTGGATCCTAAGTATTACATGACCCAACAGTTGACTGAAAAGAGTGATGTATATAGCTATGGAGTGGTAATGTTGGAGCTGGTAACTGCAAGAATGCCAATTGAACGGGGGAAATACATTGTCAGAGTGGTGCAGATGGCAATGGATAAAACAAAAGTATTATACAACCTTCATGAAATTCTTGACCCCGCCATTGGTTTGCAAACATCACTGAAAGGATTAGAGAAGTTCGTGGACCTGGCAATGAGTTGTGTTGAAGAATCAGGAGCTAACAGACCTGCAATGAGTGATGTGGTCAAAGAGATTGAGAACATAATGCAGATAGCTGGTTTGAACCCCAATGCTGAATCTACAATGGGGCTTTTCCAACTTCAAAGATAG